From Variimorphobacter saccharofermentans, one genomic window encodes:
- a CDS encoding UDP-glucose dehydrogenase family protein, which produces MKIAVAGTGYVGLVAGVCFAEVGHMVTCVDVDENKIQLLKSGVSPIYEADLERLMRKNYDEGRIDYTMDYREAYRNADAIFIGVGTPERPDGSANLTYIAAVARQIAESIEKECLVVVKSTVPIGTNDKVEQFINDFLVNDVHVEVASNPEFLAQGSAVRDTLQAARIIIGTESDWAKEMLMKIYEPFHLPIVAVKRRSAEMIKYASNDFLALKISYMNDIANLCELVGADIGEVAQGMSFDSRIGSRFLNAGIGYGGSCFPKDTKALEYLAKQHGYELRTVKAAIDVNKEQKVILYKKACKRLITFHGLKVAVLGLTFKPGTDDLREAPSLDNIPLLLENGADIFAYDPVGTDNFKKLYPEGRNGRGSITYVERPEEALENANLCFIFTEWGSIAALKPYIYQKFMKTPLVYDGRNIYDVNEMRKAGIEYHSIGRRQSFTPKYMITQEELRIGRKNIRNQNKISNHRSGRVHRILPVEEAAGAKATSNRVG; this is translated from the coding sequence ATGAAAATAGCAGTAGCAGGAACAGGTTACGTAGGATTAGTGGCAGGAGTATGCTTTGCAGAGGTGGGCCATATGGTTACCTGCGTTGACGTGGATGAAAATAAAATTCAGCTATTAAAATCCGGGGTATCACCCATATATGAGGCGGATTTGGAACGTTTGATGCGAAAGAACTACGACGAAGGAAGAATCGATTACACAATGGACTACAGGGAAGCATATAGAAATGCGGATGCGATATTTATCGGTGTGGGAACACCGGAGCGACCGGACGGTTCAGCCAATCTCACCTATATTGCTGCGGTGGCGAGACAAATTGCAGAATCAATTGAGAAGGAATGTCTGGTAGTAGTAAAGTCCACTGTACCAATCGGTACGAATGATAAGGTGGAACAGTTTATCAATGATTTCCTGGTAAATGACGTTCATGTTGAGGTGGCCTCCAATCCGGAGTTTCTTGCACAGGGATCCGCAGTGAGGGATACTCTTCAAGCAGCAAGAATCATAATCGGTACGGAAAGCGATTGGGCAAAGGAAATGCTGATGAAAATATATGAACCCTTTCATCTGCCGATTGTTGCTGTGAAACGTAGGTCAGCAGAAATGATAAAATATGCTTCGAATGATTTTCTGGCTCTCAAGATTTCTTATATGAATGACATTGCGAATCTGTGTGAATTGGTTGGAGCTGACATAGGTGAAGTCGCTCAGGGAATGTCCTTTGACAGTCGAATAGGAAGCAGGTTCCTAAATGCAGGAATAGGATATGGTGGCTCCTGTTTTCCGAAGGACACGAAGGCATTGGAATATCTGGCGAAGCAGCATGGGTATGAGTTAAGAACCGTGAAGGCGGCAATTGATGTAAATAAAGAGCAAAAGGTAATTCTATATAAAAAGGCATGCAAACGATTGATTACCTTTCATGGACTTAAGGTGGCAGTATTAGGATTAACCTTTAAACCTGGAACGGATGATCTACGTGAAGCTCCCTCCCTGGATAATATTCCTCTGTTATTAGAAAATGGAGCAGACATATTTGCCTATGATCCTGTTGGTACCGACAATTTCAAAAAGCTATATCCGGAAGGAAGAAATGGCAGAGGAAGTATTACCTATGTTGAAAGACCGGAGGAGGCGTTAGAAAATGCCAACCTTTGCTTTATCTTCACTGAATGGGGTAGTATTGCAGCGTTGAAACCATATATTTACCAGAAATTTATGAAGACACCATTGGTGTATGACGGACGGAATATCTATGATGTAAATGAAATGAGAAAAGCAGGTATTGAATATCACTCCATTGGACGAAGACAATCGTTTACTCCAAAATATATGATAACACAGGAGGAGCTGCGAATTGGAAGAAAGAATATCCGTAACCAGAATAAGATATCTAATCACAGGAGCGGCAGGGTTCATCGGATACTTCCTGTCGAAGAAGCTGCTGGAGCAAAAGCTACCAGTAATCGGGTTGGATAA
- a CDS encoding glycosyltransferase family 2 protein encodes MISVIVPVYNTERYLRLCINSLLRQTYQDIEIILINDGSTDSSGSICDEYAALDQRIRVFHKQNGGVSSARNCGIEAARGEYIAFVDSDDYVEPGMLSAMYHKITEEDVDLVICGYTKVLDTCSILHYCDDSYLSGGADICRFILHCRSWCLFASIWNKLYRRDLIRKLFHQNISLGEDMIFNLDYLENCQTVSCIPQCYYYYRQNQNNSLTRNQYQDDFFAICVYKYERLYQFCKKYNADNRWDDRMIHKRFLEYTIIYLSRLVSVENISITDKLKKLNEVCHNRQLQEAITLTSGLTRRYRLLVILLRYRLSLLLLAIIEAWYLFKKIKGRWNKSGHKNQRDSRYIQDRKAS; translated from the coding sequence ATGATAAGTGTTATTGTACCTGTCTACAATACAGAGAGATATCTTAGATTATGCATTAACAGTCTGCTTCGACAGACCTATCAGGATATTGAGATTATTCTGATTAATGATGGATCGACGGATTCCAGCGGATCGATTTGCGATGAATATGCAGCACTTGACCAGCGGATCAGAGTGTTTCACAAGCAAAATGGAGGGGTGTCATCAGCGAGAAACTGTGGAATAGAGGCAGCAAGGGGAGAATACATTGCCTTTGTGGACAGTGATGATTATGTGGAACCCGGCATGCTTTCTGCCATGTATCATAAGATAACGGAGGAGGATGTGGATCTGGTTATCTGTGGCTATACCAAGGTTCTTGATACCTGTTCCATTTTGCATTATTGTGATGATTCATATCTGTCAGGTGGAGCGGATATATGCCGGTTTATCCTTCATTGCCGATCCTGGTGTCTGTTTGCATCCATATGGAATAAGCTATACCGAAGAGATTTAATTCGGAAGCTTTTTCATCAGAACATAAGCTTAGGAGAAGATATGATCTTCAACCTCGACTATCTGGAGAATTGCCAAACTGTCTCATGCATTCCACAATGCTACTATTATTATCGACAGAACCAGAATAATTCCCTTACCAGAAATCAGTATCAAGACGATTTCTTTGCAATTTGTGTATATAAATATGAGAGGTTGTACCAGTTCTGTAAGAAATATAATGCGGACAATCGATGGGATGATAGGATGATCCACAAACGCTTCCTGGAATACACTATAATCTATTTGAGCCGTTTGGTTAGCGTAGAAAACATATCCATCACAGATAAACTAAAAAAATTGAATGAGGTATGTCATAATAGACAGCTGCAGGAAGCAATAACATTAACTTCCGGGTTGACCAGAAGGTATCGTCTGCTTGTCATTCTACTCAGGTATAGGTTAAGCTTGCTTTTACTGGCCATAATAGAAGCATGGTACTTATTTAAGAAAATCAAGGGCAGGTGGAACAAGAGTGGACACAAAAATCAGCGTGATAGTAGGTATATACAAGACAGAAAAGCTTCTTAG
- a CDS encoding NAD-dependent epimerase/dehydratase family protein produces the protein MSVTRIRYLITGAAGFIGYFLSKKLLEQKLPVIGLDNLNPYYDVQLKNHRLEELKKYPSFTFIQGDISDKNTVMQVFAEYRPEVVINLAAQAGVRYSIENPEVYINSNINGFYQILEACRHYPVKHLVYASSSSVYGANRKVPFEETDCVDHPVSLYAATKKSNELMASTYSHLYHIPATGLRFFTVYGPMGRPDMAYYRFTDRYFEGKPIIVYNNGDMEHDLLRDFTYIDDIVGGIERLLYTPPVLPLHRIFNIGNSKPEKLMVFINTLEQCLGRALGREVEFIKCFEPMKEGDVPATYASTDILEKEVGFRPATPIEEGLQKFADWYVSYHHLSETKLVDSSMLI, from the coding sequence ATATCCGTAACCAGAATAAGATATCTAATCACAGGAGCGGCAGGGTTCATCGGATACTTCCTGTCGAAGAAGCTGCTGGAGCAAAAGCTACCAGTAATCGGGTTGGATAACCTAAATCCATATTATGATGTACAGCTGAAGAATCACCGGCTGGAGGAGCTTAAGAAATATCCGTCATTTACTTTTATTCAGGGGGATATTTCGGATAAGAATACTGTAATGCAGGTGTTTGCCGAATATCGTCCTGAAGTGGTAATCAATCTTGCCGCTCAGGCGGGAGTCAGATATTCCATTGAGAATCCGGAGGTATATATCAATAGTAATATTAATGGGTTTTATCAAATATTAGAAGCCTGCAGACATTATCCGGTGAAGCATCTGGTATATGCCTCCTCCAGTTCAGTGTATGGAGCCAATCGGAAGGTTCCCTTTGAGGAAACGGACTGTGTAGATCACCCGGTTTCTTTATATGCGGCTACGAAGAAGTCAAATGAGCTAATGGCCTCTACCTATAGTCATCTATACCATATTCCGGCTACAGGTCTTCGCTTTTTTACTGTTTATGGTCCCATGGGAAGACCGGATATGGCATATTACCGCTTTACCGACCGATATTTTGAAGGGAAACCTATCATAGTATATAATAACGGAGATATGGAGCATGATTTACTACGGGATTTTACCTATATAGATGATATTGTAGGGGGAATTGAGCGATTACTATATACTCCCCCCGTTTTGCCACTTCATCGTATCTTCAATATTGGCAATAGCAAACCGGAAAAGCTCATGGTATTTATCAATACACTGGAGCAATGTCTTGGACGTGCATTGGGAAGAGAAGTAGAATTTATCAAGTGCTTTGAACCAATGAAGGAGGGGGATGTGCCTGCAACCTACGCCAGTACAGATATACTTGAGAAAGAGGTAGGATTCCGACCGGCAACGCCCATTGAAGAAGGGCTTCAGAAATTTGCCGATTGGTATGTGTCATACCACCATTTATCAGAGACAAAGCTAGTGGACAGCTCTATGCTGATTTAA
- a CDS encoding O-antigen ligase family protein — translation MYKKIAIGFAYILPVYIYVLNPIFGQGYKLISILGAGLVFFTVGAVYREKLLKLISPEIICLLVFLLYSLASGIFLTADRSRLLDSWFTLFQNLTMVICLILLMKQGVSPAVFAGIFLVIYLLCMYFSLTGNTISKNGRLSIAEGYNPNEMGYLIVFGVISMLYFLPYMKSILLKGLVIAGIIGAFYIVLSSGSRQNFLVLILVLVLWLLFNLYQLRSKNISMKTVGTISVILLVLIVLAGSIADAVMKAFHESILYERMISESVQSSDEVRKYFYYLAMGYFKQSPLLGIGYDQFRVKNIYGMYSHSTYVELLSCTGILGCILWFSPYLLVLKRFLRLKRRKGGIGRDPIQEYQLNIVFIYYITLILLGLTTVHIYKINMLLVLAFVTGYMEQRMSREEKELVELQSMMNTEKGIKIGNSVTTEEMLDRNMLTEIQNTMMTEISMERIRYE, via the coding sequence AGTAGGAGCAGTATACAGGGAGAAGCTACTGAAGTTAATAAGTCCCGAAATCATATGTTTACTGGTATTCCTGTTATACAGTTTAGCTTCAGGTATTTTTCTGACCGCAGATAGGAGCAGATTGTTAGACAGCTGGTTTACCTTGTTTCAAAATCTGACTATGGTCATCTGCCTGATCTTATTGATGAAGCAGGGAGTATCCCCGGCTGTGTTTGCAGGAATATTTCTCGTCATTTATCTATTGTGTATGTATTTTAGCTTGACGGGGAACACCATATCCAAGAATGGGAGGCTTTCCATAGCAGAAGGATATAATCCTAATGAAATGGGATATCTGATTGTTTTTGGTGTTATATCCATGTTGTATTTTCTACCCTATATGAAAAGCATACTTCTTAAAGGGTTAGTTATTGCCGGAATCATAGGTGCCTTTTATATTGTATTATCTTCCGGTTCCAGACAGAATTTTTTGGTATTGATTCTTGTACTTGTATTATGGCTGCTTTTTAATCTGTATCAGCTTCGATCGAAGAATATATCTATGAAAACCGTAGGTACCATCAGTGTGATTTTACTCGTTCTTATTGTACTTGCCGGGAGTATTGCAGATGCTGTTATGAAAGCATTTCATGAATCAATCCTATATGAACGAATGATTAGTGAGAGTGTTCAATCCTCCGACGAAGTAAGAAAGTATTTTTACTATTTAGCAATGGGTTACTTTAAGCAAAGTCCACTTCTTGGTATAGGATATGATCAATTCCGAGTGAAGAATATCTATGGTATGTATTCACATTCCACCTATGTAGAACTTCTGTCATGTACCGGTATCCTTGGATGTATACTGTGGTTTAGCCCCTATCTCCTGGTGCTTAAACGTTTCCTTCGATTAAAAAGGAGAAAGGGAGGCATAGGTAGGGATCCCATTCAGGAGTATCAGCTTAATATCGTATTTATCTATTATATTACACTCATATTACTCGGACTGACTACGGTTCATATCTATAAAATCAATATGCTGTTAGTGCTTGCTTTTGTAACTGGTTATATGGAACAGCGGATGTCCCGCGAAGAAAAGGAATTAGTCGAATTGCAGAGTATGATGAATACAGAGAAAGGGATTAAGATAGGGAATTCGGTGACTACGGAGGAAATGTTGGACAGGAATATGCTGACAGAAATTCAGAATACAATGATGACGGAGATTTCAATGGAGAGGATTCGATATGAATAG
- a CDS encoding polysaccharide biosynthesis protein, which produces MNRTKKYIYNISFSAALHLASILSGFIIPRTILQSYGSEMNGIISSVNQFISYFSIVEAGLGGAAMYALYKPLANKDYPAMNGIVSAAKKLYNQTGYIFASMVLGLALLFPHFTENNSLLSYEMGLLVVVLGLKGVLEFFTLAKYRVLLDADQKTYVIAIATIVHLFTYTMIVAILAHYHTNIIVLKAVSLCSVYLRSLILMIYVKRKYPSVNYNAQPDRQSMDKRWDVLYIQLLNTVLGATPGVVIAVVIRDFKLASVYSVFYLVVAGVSGILTSFKTGLSAAFGDLIARNAEKTIKKAYTSFEYLYYALLTVACSTMLITIMPFIRIYTRGIVDTNYDIPLLGVLFTINCLQINIMTPQRMLINSAGIYREMRGQTTTEAVLAIISETVLGYFYGVSGIVTGYIIAETYRAIYLLSYIPRNITKTRVKDSVIRQAMVYMAVALNGLLLHHIPYVPTNYLTWFAYALVVACVTGIITGIMWFLFDKNTAKEIYHTFLKKRWKTSKLAEVE; this is translated from the coding sequence ATGAATAGAACAAAAAAATATATATACAATATTTCCTTTTCGGCGGCGCTACATCTGGCCAGTATTTTATCAGGGTTTATCATACCTCGTACCATACTGCAATCCTACGGTTCTGAGATGAATGGGATTATTTCGTCTGTGAATCAGTTTATATCTTATTTCAGTATTGTGGAGGCCGGACTTGGGGGAGCTGCCATGTATGCACTATATAAACCACTAGCCAATAAGGATTATCCTGCAATGAATGGAATTGTATCGGCTGCTAAGAAGCTTTATAACCAGACAGGATATATTTTTGCTTCTATGGTACTGGGACTGGCATTATTATTCCCGCATTTTACAGAGAACAATAGCCTGCTTTCCTACGAAATGGGGTTATTGGTCGTAGTACTGGGATTAAAGGGCGTTCTGGAATTTTTCACTCTGGCAAAATACAGGGTATTACTGGATGCGGATCAAAAGACGTATGTCATAGCCATTGCAACGATTGTACATTTATTTACTTATACGATGATAGTTGCCATACTGGCTCATTATCACACGAACATCATAGTACTTAAGGCGGTTTCCTTGTGTTCCGTTTATTTAAGATCCCTTATTTTAATGATATATGTGAAGAGAAAATACCCCAGTGTGAATTACAATGCACAACCGGACAGGCAATCCATGGATAAACGATGGGACGTATTATACATTCAGCTATTGAACACTGTCCTTGGGGCAACTCCCGGTGTTGTGATTGCGGTGGTAATCAGGGACTTTAAGTTAGCAAGTGTATATTCTGTATTCTATTTGGTGGTGGCGGGAGTGTCCGGCATACTGACTTCCTTTAAAACAGGGCTTTCAGCGGCATTCGGTGATCTGATTGCCAGAAATGCGGAGAAGACCATCAAGAAAGCATATACCAGCTTTGAATATCTCTATTATGCATTGCTGACAGTAGCCTGTTCGACCATGCTTATTACAATCATGCCGTTTATTCGGATTTACACCAGGGGAATAGTGGATACCAATTATGATATACCGCTCCTTGGAGTACTTTTTACGATAAACTGTCTTCAGATTAATATTATGACACCACAACGAATGCTGATTAATTCAGCCGGTATTTATAGAGAAATGAGAGGTCAGACTACCACGGAGGCGGTTTTAGCCATCATCAGTGAAACGGTTCTTGGATATTTCTATGGGGTATCAGGAATAGTGACAGGCTATATTATAGCAGAAACCTATCGGGCAATTTATCTGCTTTCCTATATTCCCAGAAATATCACGAAAACCAGGGTTAAGGACTCGGTAATTCGGCAGGCTATGGTTTATATGGCAGTTGCATTGAATGGATTACTACTGCACCATATCCCGTATGTACCGACGAACTATCTAACCTGGTTTGCTTATGCACTGGTAGTAGCATGTGTGACGGGTATCATCACCGGAATTATGTGGTTTCTCTTTGATAAGAATACAGCAAAGGAGATCTACCACACCTTTCTTAAGAAACGATGGAAGACTTCAAAGCTGGCAGAGGTAGAATAA
- a CDS encoding glycosyltransferase family 2 protein, which produces MDTKISVIVGIYKTEKLLSRCIESILDQTYRNLEIILIEDGSPDRCGQICEHYRSLDQRIKVVHKRNGGISEVRNIGVELATGEYIAFVDSDDFIHNTYIEKLYMLCKKYNAQIAQCGFAKVTDTKGKPKMIDNSYEEIKIYSNKEMLYNLFNENYVCSVVVWSKLYHKHIFRNIRFPVGRLHEDEAVIHKLFYESNRIAVTREPLYYYCISGESITRSAYSPNKIDIIQAYEERLVFFTDIAMPDLYRYTLYRYFYHLVSNYCLYQKHCKDLVPKRMELREKIRRTYDEIRKGRYFSTRARIKMSMVHIFPGIYGRIWMNKG; this is translated from the coding sequence GTGGACACAAAAATCAGCGTGATAGTAGGTATATACAAGACAGAAAAGCTTCTTAGCCGATGTATAGAATCCATTCTTGATCAGACTTACCGGAATCTGGAGATTATTCTGATTGAGGATGGTTCTCCGGATCGTTGTGGGCAGATTTGTGAACATTACAGGAGTCTGGACCAGAGAATTAAGGTGGTACATAAAAGAAATGGCGGAATATCGGAGGTTAGAAATATTGGAGTTGAACTAGCAACAGGGGAGTATATTGCGTTTGTTGACAGTGATGACTTTATTCATAATACCTATATTGAGAAGCTATATATGCTGTGTAAAAAATATAATGCACAGATTGCACAGTGTGGGTTTGCGAAAGTAACAGATACAAAGGGGAAACCTAAGATGATTGATAACTCATATGAGGAGATTAAAATTTATAGCAATAAGGAGATGCTTTATAATCTGTTCAATGAGAATTATGTATGTTCGGTGGTTGTCTGGAGTAAGCTGTATCATAAGCATATATTTCGAAATATACGGTTTCCAGTGGGCAGACTTCATGAAGATGAAGCAGTTATCCATAAGCTGTTCTATGAATCAAACAGAATTGCTGTCACCAGGGAGCCGCTTTATTATTACTGTATATCCGGAGAAAGTATTACAAGGAGTGCCTACTCTCCGAATAAAATTGATATTATTCAGGCATATGAAGAGAGACTGGTTTTCTTTACGGATATCGCTATGCCGGATCTGTATCGCTATACCCTTTACCGGTATTTCTACCATCTGGTGAGTAATTATTGCCTGTATCAGAAACATTGCAAGGATTTGGTGCCTAAGAGAATGGAATTGAGAGAGAAAATTCGCAGGACATATGATGAAATTAGGAAAGGAAGGTATTTCAGTACAAGGGCAAGGATTAAGATGTCCATGGTACATATTTTCCCAGGGATATATGGAAGGATTTGGATGAATAAAGGATAA